A single Watersipora subatra chromosome 7, tzWatSuba1.1, whole genome shotgun sequence DNA region contains:
- the LOC137400534 gene encoding A disintegrin and metalloproteinase with thrombospondin motifs like, producing MRSLQLSRLLLLSTTLSVCDCEFVNPSEMEKEGTAENRLVLPTDIYPRVMVVADIDLQKKIGGCEINVRQYIQQLFGLVQQVYDTIAQPKFHLRIADIYLCRDQCDCSYISKNKVGNLLEINGEEFMNEMVSWANERKNSSVSYDLLLTLTSLEMYRNITADGKAVIGTGLSGKASLGGVCGVSNTGIITDNGGFASVKSISHELAHLFGAVHDGDIGGGEECKETEGFIMGMSTILTNRYRPSPCTIRSMARHISSAEKDCVKVDEPGKYPLDHTLPGVNMPTDEQCKMKYGPESMNCPFFGDVHNSNVCNKHYCYYPVSGTCRAQGGAFSGTSCGLNKLEAGTLGAERDIHEVALNTHESDRY from the exons ATGAGGAGTCTCCAACTCTCGCGATTGTTGCTGTTGAGTACAACTTTATCAGTGTGCGACTGCGAGTTTGTTAATCCGTCTGAAATGGAGAAAGAG GGCACAGCTGAAAACAGACTGGTGCTGCCAACGGATATCTATCCAAGAGTGATGGTAGTAGCTGACATCGACCTCCAAAAGAAGATCGGAGGTTGTGAAATTAATGTGAGACAATATATTCAACAACTCTTTGGACTTGTACAGCAAGTGTACGATACAATCGCACAGCCTAAGTTTCACCTGAGGATTGCTGACATATACCTGTGCAGG GATCAGTGCGACTGCAGCTACATATCCAAGAACAAGGTTGGCAACTTACTAGAGATCAATGGGGAGGAATTTATGAATGAAATGGTGAGCTGGGCCAATGAAAGAAAGAACTCAAGTGTTTCTTATGACTTGCTGCTTACCCTTACCTC CTTAGAGATGTACCGGAACATAACTGCAGATGGAAAAGCTGTAATTG GAACTGGTCTCTCTGGGAAGGCTTCACTCGGAGGAGTGTGTGGAGTATCAAATACAGGCATCATCACAGACAATGGAGGCTTTGCATCAGTTAAAAGCATCTCACATGAACTTGCCCATTT GTTCGGAGCAGTTCATGATGGTGACATTGGAGGAGGGGAAGAATGCAAGGAAACAGAGGGTTTCATTATGGGTATGTCCACCATCCTAACAAATCGATACCGTCCCTCACCCTGCACCATCAGATCCATGGCTAGGCATATTTC ATCAGCTGAAAAAGACTGCGTAAAGGTAGATGAACCTGGAAAGTACCCCTTAGATCACACATTACCGGGAGTGAACATGCCTACAGATGAGCAGTGTAAAATGAAGTATGGACCTGAGTCTATGAATTGTCCATTCTTTGGGGATGTTCAT AACTCCAATGTGTGCAACAAGCACTACTGTTACTATCCAGTGAGTGGAACTTGCAGAGCTCAAGGAGGGGCCTTCTCAGGCACTTCATGTGGCTTGAATAAA CTTGAGGCAGGTACACTGGGTGCTGAGCGTGACATTCATGAAGTTGCACTAAACACTCATGAATCAGACCGATATtga